CAACAGGTTATTTCATTGtcttctctcttcttcactGAGGACCATAGTTGCTTGGGGAGTAATACAAGGCCTCCCTCATCTCTGATTGATTTGCTTGCACGTTCATCGTCAAGTTGTTGAATCATCTTTTATCAGCAACACAAACAATTCCACATTCATTATATCAATGGATGCCAAATATCCAAAATAAGGAGAGAGAGCTATTATCATTACATACATTGTGAGAAGCATCAAATCTGGCAACAGCACTGGTGCCTTGCCAAACACCACAAACTCGTGAAGCTTCAAGCCGCTCTGTGGCAGCAAAGGCTGAGTCGCGAATGGCGCATCCACCGAGCTGATCACCGTTCCTGAAGGGGCCATACCACTGCTCCACAAACACCTTGATCCGAACCAATTTCAACTCAGAATCGAGCACCTGAATTACCCTCACCCTAGACTCTTTGTTATTGGGATCAATCAGGCAATGCTCCAGCTCAATTGATTTGACTGCAGAATCAACTGCTACGTAACATCCGGTGGGTGCATATGCGAAGGCGGAGCCATGGCGTGCCGAAATGTGCCTCTCCTCTGAGGAGTAGATGGTGGCGGCGTCGGCTTCACATCCGACGGTGGGGAGGAGCTTGATGGATCTGTAGGTGAGAGAGGGGGTGTCTGTGTTGTCAGCGGTAGCGAGGGTGGGGCACTGGGTTTGCCAGTCGAATACCTTGACCTCCCACTCCCTGTACGCCTCTGGCACCACCGATTCCGGCAGTTCCACGGCTTGCCCCTCCGCCGTGAAATCGGCCCCAAATCCGTCCCATTCTCCCGATACCTTTTCAGCAAATTCTACCCAGCCTTCATTGATATACAAATACGTGATTGATAATAAACCAATCAATTATTAATTGAACAAAATAGTAAGAGAAAGTTGTCTCGGTAGTTACTGGTGGTTATAGATATCGAAGCGGAATCGTTCACgtcggcggtggtggtggtagcGGCGGAGATGCGGGTGAGAATCGGTGCAGCAGGTGTGCTAGTATTGGAACTAGTATTACGGAATTGGTGCGTAATAGGAAATTGGAGGGTGGAAGAGGAGCGGAGGGATAAGACGGGCGGGTGGCACTGCGAAGAGGGTGAGAGGATATTGGTATTGGAGGAGAAGAAGGCTGCCGTCATGGCCATGATATTTTAGTCAATatctcctctttctctctctcaacgTTTCTGCAAATCGCTGGCAGCCAGATTGTTTCGATACACCAAGATATGGAATTGAACGTCTATCCGCCGCCGCAACCACCACCATCCGTTTATGATTGGTTGGGGACAAAATCGACAAAATTTATGGACTATGGTCTGTGGAGAGTGGAGACTAGTGGAATATTCTCTCTACGCTGCACATTGATTTACTGCCTATACTGAATACTTATtcagttaaataaataaatatacagtCACGGTCATTTTGCTTATAATCGCCGGTGACTTTACTCGTCGGTGTTGGTAAcattactcatttttctttttgatttattccaatcaagatgactcgatattaaaaatggaaacatcttttatctctactttattcccctctcttactttaacggAGACAGTTGGTAAGCAAGTTATGTGAAAACTGAAAAGCCAGACCGAcgaaatttacataaaattcataagCCTTCTTAAATCGGTTCCTAACTTTCTAAAATACTGATTCTAATCCTCGAATACGATGTGCCCATGTGAGTTAATTATTGCAATGATGAAATGGTGGATTAATTCTTTAGAATTTCCCATATTAAATGAGAACTAATATTCTATTCGTCCATAATCAATAAGTTTTTATctaaagtattttattttattttatttttttgtattaaaacttaGTATCATTCATTATTAAGAGTATTGATAGTATATGaataagtagtactccctccgtcccctaataattgtccactttggttccaatacagattttaagaaatgtaaaataaagttggttgaaaaagttagttgaatatgaatctcacttttatatataattttataataaaatatgaatgaaatgagttaatggaatgcgAAGtgtacttactatttatggtaaaaaagtgAAATTGGACAATTATGGGGGACATATGAAAATGACAAAGATGGACAATTAATGAAAAACTAAAGAagtagtattattaattttcaatACAAATGCAAATAACTACCCAATTTCTTAATGCATGTGTGTCCATAATTCATAAATCCACTACTTTTCAAATACAAAGGATTTTAAGGAAGTAGGAAAGTCCTCAAGTCCAGAATCATGAAGCACAAAATATCCAAAAAGTGGAGGATGGAATTATTCATTATAGAAAACATAGTTCAACCTCATACCAAACTCAATCAAGACTAACAAGTTTGGGTGGGTGTATTGTCCTTTTAGgcaaaagagaaataaatgaattattgtTTCCTAGAGAAAGACGAATTTTGTCATTCAATATTTCAACAAATTAAGACGAAAGGATGCCTCCAAAAGAAGTTTGACAGGCCATTGGTTACTACGAGATGCAAAATTAGCAGTGTTTTAATTTGTGTCAAAGAAAATGGAGTACAAAAATGAATTAGAAAGGCCACGGATCAACAtggacataatttaattttcacaTCACACTCAAGTTGGATGGCCTCAGAGTTTTCTCTAAGCCTAGCGTTTTTAACACCCCTAAGTAGCCTAATACCAAATTCCAATTATGAAAACCATATGCTTCCTTgccattttattatattatagtaCCTTTATGCAACTCAAATCaattttaatagtatattaACTTAATAAAAATCCAATAATTAAGGACAAGCCTAACATTCAATAACCTCATTTCCACTCTGTCTACCAACTAAATGCATCTCTTTTCGAACTTATTAATATAGACCTCTCGcgcatatataaataaataaatcgatATACTTTTATAATTATAGGCAGTATAACTGATCAATCAAGAACTTTATGATTCAGGACTATATTGTGAGCAATGATTtgaataaacataaaataacttATTAATAAATGCAAACAGAGAAGTCGGTGGTGAATGGATCACCGACATATACAGGTTGAGTTGGGGAAGAAACACATGTAACTATATGCACCAACCAGAAATTGTGATTGGTGTCGGCACCATTCATGAAATTTAGCAGAGCTGAATTCAGATTTGTATGGAACATTTTACAATTAAGTGGCCATCTTCATATATTTCAACGAATTACAAACCAAACTACTCATGATAAATGAAACAactaattaaaaagaatatcataCAAAACGCTatatatgaatta
This genomic interval from Salvia splendens isolate huo1 chromosome 13, SspV2, whole genome shotgun sequence contains the following:
- the LOC121760172 gene encoding uncharacterized protein LOC121760172; translated protein: MAMTAAFFSSNTNILSPSSQCHPPVLSLRSSSTLQFPITHQFRNTSSNTSTPAAPILTRISAATTTTADVNDSASISITTSWVEFAEKVSGEWDGFGADFTAEGQAVELPESVVPEAYREWEVKVFDWQTQCPTLATADNTDTPSLTYRSIKLLPTVGCEADAATIYSSEERHISARHGSAFAYAPTGCYVAVDSAVKSIELEHCLIDPNNKESRVRVIQVLDSELKLVRIKVFVEQWYGPFRNGDQLGGCAIRDSAFAATERLEASRVCGVWQGTSAVARFDASHNMIQQLDDERASKSIRDEGGLVLLPKQLWSSVKKREDNEITCCEVGWLLDEGRAITSKCIFSGKAQLKEIAIANETATQI